Proteins encoded in a region of the Diabrotica virgifera virgifera chromosome 4, PGI_DIABVI_V3a genome:
- the LOC114326864 gene encoding SNAPIN protein homolog isoform X2: MDLDSESTATSLEDNTENFCDNPTRDTLAEGLMGLIKPTVDQLDERVRATRISQLELKQCIESLSEELKSISESQQHTQDLDIYVKKLINAKQRVTVLTNVLQNTQERLNKVHANLDKEVLKRKAVLETTEETQASAS, encoded by the exons ATGGATTTAGATTCTGAAAGTACTGCTACTTCTTTAGAGGACAATACTGAAAATTTCTGTGACAATCCAACAAGGGATACCCTCGCCGAGGGTTTAATGGGACTGATAAAACCTACAGTGGATCAATTAGACGAAAGAGTTAGAGCGACAAG AATATCTCAATTGGAACTGAAACAGTGTATTGAAAGTCTCAGTGAAGAACTCAAGTCAATTTCTGAGTCACAACAGCACACCCAGGACTTGGATATCTACGTTAAAAAGCTTATTAATGCCAAACAGAGAGTTACAGTGTTGACAAATGTACTGCAAAATACACAGGAGAGATTAAACAAGGTTCATGCTAATTTAGATAAAGAAGTGTTAAAAAGGAAAGCAGTTTTAGAAACTACTGAGGAGACTCAAGCTAGTGCCAGTTAA
- the LOC114326864 gene encoding methyltransferase N6AMT1 isoform X1 encodes MNLSTPIYSLEQFPEVYEPREDTFLFLDALESDSLFLKSLQPTVIAEIGTGSGVIISAMFQMFGTSCAYFGTDVNNQCCLAAQLTSKLNKSTVETMTMDLLTNFKNNICDIVLFNPPYVVTEQEEMCGNGLNRSWAGGSDGREITDKLLNNLPNILSEKGVCYVVLLKENRLEDIVKNMERLGFNSQIVLERKIPGEHLFVYKFFKKVGV; translated from the coding sequence ATGAATCTTTCAACACCTATTTATTCATTAGAACAATTTCCTGAAGTGTACGAGCCGAGAGAAGATACATTTTTATTCTTAGATGCACTAGAGTCGGACTCtctgtttttaaaaagtttgcagCCTACTGTTATAGCCGAAATAGGAACAGGCAGTGGCGTTATCATCAGTGCGATGTTCCAGATGTTTGGAACATCCTGTGCATACTTTGGTACTGATGTAAACAATCAATGTTGCTTAGCTGCTCAGCTTACAAGTAAATTAAACAAAAGTACTGTCGAAACCATGACAATGGACCTattgactaattttaaaaataacatttgtGATATTGTTTTGTTCAATCCTCCGTATGTTGTGACAGAACAGGAGGAAATGTGTGGTAATGGATTAAATCGTTCTTGGGCTGGGGGAAGTGATGGCCGTGAAATTACTGATAAACTATTAAATAATTTACCAAATATACTTTCGGAAAAAGGTGTGTGTTATGTTGTATTGTTAAAAGAGAACAGACTAGAAGATATTGTAAAAAATATGGAAAGATTAGGTTTTAACAGTCAAATTGTTCTTGAGAGAAAAATACCAGGAGAAcatctatttgtttataaattttttaagaaagttGGTGTATAG